The following are encoded together in the Scomber japonicus isolate fScoJap1 chromosome 20, fScoJap1.pri, whole genome shotgun sequence genome:
- the trub1 gene encoding probable tRNA pseudouridine synthase 1: MAGNISNSASPLTSSLSKLQSLNGLFAIYKKQGPTSADVLNTLKEALLKEAGVKNPNPRKRKKQSLKMGHGGTLDSSASGVLVVGVGNGTKMLSTMLAGSKKYVAVGELGKATDTLDASGSVTLEKDFEHITRVDIEEKLKNFVGDIMQVPPLYSALKKDGQRLSVLLKKGHKVEAKPARAVAVYNLTLQEFKPPVFTLDIECGGGFYVRSLVDDLGKALSSCAHVKELIRTKQGQFTLEEHALHEEHWTLEHILKSLQPCSESEPNQDCTKPPQVDT; the protein is encoded by the exons ATGGCAGGAAACATAAGCAACAGCGCATCTCCTCTAACTAGTTCTCTGTCTAAACTACAGTCTCTCAACGGACTGTTCGCTATTTATAAGAAACAAGGACCGACATCTGCAGACGTCCTCAATACACTCAAAGAAGCTTTACTAAAGG AGGCTGGTGTGAAGAATCCAAAcccgaggaagaggaagaagcagagtCTGAAGATGGGTCATGGAGGGACGCTGGACAGCTCTGCCAGCGGGGTGCTGG tTGTTGGTGTTGGGAATGGCACAAAAATGCTCAGCACCATGTTGGCTGGTTCTAAG AAATACGTTGCTGTGGGAGAACTGGGGAAAGCAACAGATACTCTTGATGCGTCTGGCAGCGTGACTCTGGAGAAAGACTTTG AACACATCACCAGGGTCGACATTGAGGAGAAGCTGAAAAACTTTGTTGGTGATATTATGCAAGTCCCTCCACT TTACTCTGCACTGAAGAAAGATGGCCAGcgtctgtctgtcctgctgAAGAAAGGCCACAAAGTTGAAGCCAAACCTGCCAGAGCTGTAGCGGTCTACAACCTGACCCTGCAAGAGTTCAAGCCTCCTGTCTTCACTCTGG ATATCGAATGCGGTGGAGGATTTTATGTGAGAAGCTTGGTGGATGATCTGGGAAAAG ctctgtcgTCATGTGCTCATGTCAAAGAGCTGATCCGTACCAAGCAGGGTCAGTTCACCCTGGAGGAGCACGCTTTACATGAGGAGCACTGGACACTGGAACATATCCTCAAATCACTGCAGCCCTGCTCAGAGTCAGAGCCGAATCAGGACTGTACCAAACCGCCACAGGTGGACACCTGA